A stretch of DNA from Streptomyces xanthii:
GGGCGGTGGCCGACGGCAGCCTCGAACCGGGGCAACTGCTGCCGCCGATGCGGGAGTTGGCCGAGCGGCTCGGGGTGAATCCCAATACGGTCGCGGCCGCGTACCGGACCCTGCGCGAGCGCGGGGTCATCGAGACGGCCGGGCGGCGCGGCAGCCGGATCCGGCCCAAACCGGCCACGACCGCGCGCGAGAGCATCCGCGTGGACGTCCCGGACGGCGTGCGGAACGTGTCGAACGGCAATCCGGACACGGCCCTGCTGCCCTCGCTCGTCGAGGCGTTCACCGCCGCCGCGAGGGCCGCCGACCAGAACCCCGTGCTCTACGGGGCCGCGTCGCTCGAGCCCGAGCTGGCGCGGGCCGCGCGGACCGCGCTCGACGCCGACGGGGTGCCGGCCGGGCCGGTCGTCGTCGCGTCCGGCTCCCTCGACGCCATCGAGCGGGTGCTAGCGGTGCACCTCAGGCCCGGCGACGCGGTCGCCGTCGAGGATCCCGGCTGGGGCAGCATGCTCGACCTCGTGCCCGCGCTCGGCCTGCGTATCGAGCCGGTCGGGGTGGACGACGACGGTCCGCTGCCCGGCGACGTGGCGCGGGCGCTGCGCGGCGGGGCGCGGGCCCTCGTGGTCACCGACCGGGCGCAGAACCCGACGGGCGCGGCCGTGAGCGCGTCCCGCGCCGAAGAACTGCGGGCGGTCCTCGCCGCCCACCCGGACGTCCTGCTCATCGAGGACGACCACGGGCACGGCATCGTCGACCTGCCGCTGCACCCGCTGGCCGGGGACGCCCGCCCCTGGGCCTTCGTCCGCTCGGTCGCCAAGGCCTACGGCCCCGACCTGCGGCTCGCCGTGCTCACCGGCGACCCCGACACCGTCGACCGGGTGCGCGGCCGGCAGAGTCTGGGCCCCGGCTGGGTCAGCCGCATCACCCAGCGGGCCGTCGCCACGCTGTGGGCGGCCCGTGCCGTCGACGCGCGGGCCGTCTCGGCCTCGTACGGGCGGCGCCGTGACGCGCTGATCGCCGCGCTCGCCGTGCGGGGGATCGCGGCGCACGGGCGCAGCGGCATGAACGTGTGGGTCCCGGTGCCGGACGAGACCGGGGTCGTCGCCCGGCTGCTGCACGCGGGGTGGGCGGTGGCGCCCGGCGCCCGGTTCCGGATGAAGGCCGGGCCCGGGGTGCGGATCACCGTCTCCGGGCTGCGCGTCGAGGAGATCGACGCGGTCGCGGACGCGGTGGCCGCCGCCGTCGGCCCCGCCCGCGGCACGGTCCGCTACGACTGAGCGCGGCCCCGGGACTGGGTGAGGGCCGCGCCCGCGATCACGATCAGCGCGCCGACCGGTGTCGACCAGTGCAGCGTCTCGCCGAGCACCGCGACACCGGCGGCGGTGGCGATGACCG
This window harbors:
- a CDS encoding aminotransferase class I/II-fold pyridoxal phosphate-dependent enzyme, with the protein product MLGEYPISGRRAADISASVERAVADGSLEPGQLLPPMRELAERLGVNPNTVAAAYRTLRERGVIETAGRRGSRIRPKPATTARESIRVDVPDGVRNVSNGNPDTALLPSLVEAFTAAARAADQNPVLYGAASLEPELARAARTALDADGVPAGPVVVASGSLDAIERVLAVHLRPGDAVAVEDPGWGSMLDLVPALGLRIEPVGVDDDGPLPGDVARALRGGARALVVTDRAQNPTGAAVSASRAEELRAVLAAHPDVLLIEDDHGHGIVDLPLHPLAGDARPWAFVRSVAKAYGPDLRLAVLTGDPDTVDRVRGRQSLGPGWVSRITQRAVATLWAARAVDARAVSASYGRRRDALIAALAVRGIAAHGRSGMNVWVPVPDETGVVARLLHAGWAVAPGARFRMKAGPGVRITVSGLRVEEIDAVADAVAAAVGPARGTVRYD